One genomic segment of Bacteroidales bacterium includes these proteins:
- the ubiA gene encoding putative 4-hydroxybenzoate polyprenyltransferase gives MNLKSGNSFKNYLSLVKFSHTVFAMPFALIGFFLAVRLTKYFLEWKTLLLIIFCMILARNAAMSFNRYIDRHIDKKNDRTFFREIPLGKIRDKSALRFVIINSLLFCITTLFINKLVFFLSPIALLVILGYSYTKQFTALCHLILGLGLSLAPIGAYLSVTGKFAIIPILFSLIVFFWVSGFDIIYALQDEEFDINEKLKSVPAYMGKIKALILSSILHFFSAFLVIYVGIYSKFGIIYFSGAFVFIALLIYQHIIVKPNDLSKVNMAFFTTNGIASIIFAIFTIVELYLH, from the coding sequence ATGAACCTGAAAAGCGGTAATTCTTTCAAAAACTACCTGTCATTAGTGAAATTCAGTCATACGGTTTTTGCAATGCCATTTGCATTAATAGGTTTTTTTTTAGCTGTCAGGTTAACAAAATACTTTCTTGAATGGAAAACACTTTTACTTATCATTTTTTGTATGATACTTGCACGAAATGCCGCAATGAGTTTTAACAGGTATATTGACAGGCATATTGATAAAAAAAATGACAGAACCTTTTTTCGTGAAATTCCATTAGGAAAAATCAGAGATAAATCAGCTTTACGGTTTGTTATTATTAATTCATTGCTTTTTTGTATAACAACATTATTTATAAATAAACTTGTATTTTTTTTATCACCGATTGCATTATTAGTAATTTTAGGATATAGTTATACAAAACAATTTACCGCATTATGCCATTTAATTTTAGGATTAGGATTATCTCTTGCACCAATAGGTGCATATTTATCAGTTACCGGAAAATTTGCTATTATTCCTATATTATTTTCGTTAATTGTTTTTTTCTGGGTAAGCGGATTTGATATTATCTATGCCCTTCAGGATGAAGAATTTGACATAAATGAAAAATTAAAGTCAGTACCTGCTTATATGGGCAAAATAAAAGCCCTTATTCTTTCATCAATATTACATTTTTTCTCAGCCTTTTTAGTTATATATGTGGGAATATATAGCAAATTCGGTATTATTTATTTTTCAGGAGCTTTCGTTTTTATAGCTTTGCTAATCTATCAACATATAATCGTAAAACCTAATGATTTAAGTAAGGTAAACATGGCATTTTTTACTACTAACGGTATTGCAAGTATAATTTTCGCAATATTTACTATTGTTGAATTGTATTTACATTAA
- a CDS encoding serine hydrolase produces the protein MYMIKKYKFQILSISIITALLIFYFVSPQYVRKALIHQKADIDDYTIFENRTVEAGTYQPWAIADDFNKNEISEKHLSEFEKLKTIAFLVIQNKKIKYEKYWGNYDSDAISNSFSMSKSIISMLIGIAIDEGKIKSVNQTVEDFIPEYNTENNKNLTIKDLLTMSSGLDWCESYGNLYSETSKAYYGNNLKNLVCNLQVIEETGKQFKYLSGNTQLLSFILKNATGKNISEYTSEKIWKKIGAKNDALWSLDKKDGDEKSYCCFNSNARDFARIGQLILNKGKWGETQIVPEAYLEEALKPAEYLKDNSGESVDFYGYQFWIINYKNLKINYARGILGQYIMIIPEKNAVIVRLGEKRVKKKKNHHPVDAYLYIDAALEILEN, from the coding sequence ATATATATGATAAAAAAATATAAATTTCAGATTTTATCAATAAGCATAATAACTGCTTTATTGATATTTTATTTTGTTTCTCCTCAATATGTCAGGAAAGCCCTTATTCATCAAAAAGCTGATATTGATGACTATACTATTTTTGAAAACAGGACAGTCGAAGCAGGTACTTATCAGCCATGGGCAATTGCTGATGATTTTAACAAAAATGAAATTTCAGAAAAACATCTTTCAGAATTTGAAAAATTAAAAACTATTGCTTTTCTCGTAATACAAAACAAAAAAATTAAATATGAGAAATATTGGGGAAATTATGACTCCGATGCAATATCAAATTCATTCTCAATGTCTAAAAGCATAATAAGTATGCTTATTGGTATTGCAATTGACGAAGGAAAAATAAAAAGTGTAAATCAAACTGTAGAAGATTTTATTCCCGAATATAATACCGAGAATAATAAAAATCTTACTATTAAAGACCTGTTGACAATGAGTTCGGGGCTTGACTGGTGCGAAAGCTACGGTAATCTATATTCTGAAACTTCTAAGGCATATTATGGAAATAATCTAAAAAATCTTGTATGTAATTTACAGGTAATTGAAGAAACCGGCAAACAATTCAAATATCTTAGCGGGAATACTCAACTTTTGTCATTTATTTTAAAAAATGCCACAGGAAAAAATATATCAGAATATACATCAGAAAAAATATGGAAAAAAATAGGTGCAAAAAATGATGCACTTTGGTCTCTTGACAAAAAAGATGGTGATGAAAAATCATATTGTTGTTTTAATTCAAATGCAAGAGATTTTGCAAGAATTGGTCAATTAATACTTAATAAAGGCAAATGGGGAGAAACTCAGATAGTTCCTGAAGCTTATCTTGAAGAAGCTCTTAAACCGGCAGAATATCTAAAAGACAATTCAGGTGAAAGTGTTGATTTTTATGGATACCAATTTTGGATAATCAATTATAAAAATTTAAAAATCAACTATGCAAGAGGTATTTTAGGACAATACATAATGATAATCCCTGAAAAAAACGCTGTAATAGTAAGATTAGGAGAAAAACGTGTTAAAAAGAAAAAAAATCATCATCCTGTAGATGCTTATTTGTATATTGATGCTGCATTAGAAATATTAGAAAATTAA